In Carya illinoinensis cultivar Pawnee chromosome 7, C.illinoinensisPawnee_v1, whole genome shotgun sequence, the following are encoded in one genomic region:
- the LOC122315374 gene encoding pentatricopeptide repeat-containing protein At3g24000, mitochondrial-like: protein MKVPLRLEFNKIDTIFHSTPSPLNLSHQSYRQISFTHRSTNLNNLLNATLHTKHLKHATQIHTQIITNNYTCLPFLLNNLLNLYAKCGNINRNLLLFSTNHGGFKNVVIWTSLITQLSRSSKPFKALTFFNKMRSTGIYPNHYTFSAILPACADSMMVEHGEQMHCLIWKHGFQTDIFVGTALVDMYAKCTDMTSAERVFAEMPDRNLVSWNSMIVGFLQKKLYYRAVEIFREIRRQVSDSPDEVSCSSVLSACANIGCLEFGRQVHGIAFKHGLVALTYVNNSLMDMYCKCGLFGDALELFKTIGDRDVVAWNVVIMGCVHCGKFEEACRYFWFMRTEGIAPDETTYSSVLHASASLSALNQGTLIHDQTLKTGFMNNACVASSLITMYAKSGSLVDANRMFEEIQERNLVCWTAMIAACQQHGCANQAIELFEEMLGKGIEPDYISFVSVLSACSHAGHVEEGFVYFSSMTEVHGMNPGPEHYACMVDLLGRIGKLEEAKRFIESMPIKPDSSVLGALLGACRNYGNLEIGREIAKRLFALEPDNPGNYVLLANMLMRKGMMEEADEVRRSMGINGVRKEPGCSWIDVKNITSVFTVHDRSHSRTDEIYEMLRKLEELVIRKGYKPETQFAVNSVEGYKEQSLWYHSEKLALALGLLALPVGAPIIIKKNLRTCGDCHTVMKFASEIFGREIILRDINRFHKFTNGLCSCKDYW from the coding sequence ATGAAAGTTCCATTACGTCTAGAATTCAATAAAATCGACACAATCTTCCACTCCACTCCGTCTCCTCTCAATCTCTCCCACCAATCATACCGCCAAATATCGTTTACCCATCGTTCCACTAATCTCAACAATCTCCTCAACGCCACGCTACACACCAAGCACCTCAAACATGCCACCCAAATTCACACCCAGATCATCACGAACAACTACACTTGCCTCCCTTTCCTCCTTAACAACCTACTCAACTTGTATGCTAAATGTGGTAACATCAACCGAAACTTACTGCTTTTCTCAACTAACCATGGTGGGTTTAAAAACGTTGTCATTTGGACCTCTCTTATTACCCAGTTATCCCGCTCTAGTAAACCCTTTAAGGCTTTGACGTTTTTCAACAAAATGAGAAGCACTGGTATTTATCCAAACCACTATACCTTCTCTGCCATCTTACCTGCTTGTGCTGACTCCATGATGGTCGAACATGGTGAACAAATGCACTGTTTAATTTGGAAACATGGGTTCCAGACCGATATATTTGTTGGCACTGCACTGGTTGACATGTATGCAAAGTGTACTGATATGACCTCAGCAGAGAGAGTGTTTGCTGAAATGCCTGACAGAAACCTTGTTTCTTGGAATTCTATGATTGTTGGGTTCTTGcagaaaaagttatattatcgGGCAGTTGAGATTTTCAGGGAAATTCGTAGGCAGGTTTCGGATAGTCCTGATGAAGTGAGTTGCTCGAGTGTGCTGAGTGCTTGTGCTAATATAGGCTGCTTGGAATTTGGGAGACAAGTTCATGGAATTGCTTTCAAGCATGGCTTGGTAGCATTGACTTACGTGAATAACTCATTAATGGATATGTACTGTAAATGTGGATTGTTTGGTGATGCTCTTGAGTTGTTCAAGACCATAGGAGATAGAGATGTTGTTGCATGGAATGTGGTGATAATGGGGTGTGTCCACTGTGGTAAATTTGAGGAGGCTTGCAGATATTTTTGGTTCATGAGGACGGAAGGTATAGCACCTGATGAAACTACATACTCTTCTGTCCTTCATGCTTCTGCTAGTCTTTCAGCACTGAATCAAGGCACTTTGATCCATGATCAGACCCTAAAAACAGGTTTTATGAACAATGCATGCGTTGCAAGCTCATTGATTACAATGTATGCAAAAAGTGGGAGCTTGGTTGATGCCAATCGCATGTTCGAAGAGATTCAGGAACGAAATTTGGTTTGTTGGACAGCGATGATTGCTGCTTGCCAACAACATGGCTGTGCAAACCAAGCCATTGAGTTGTTTGAGGAAATGCTTGGGAAGGGAATTGAACCTGATTACATTTCGTTTGTATCTGTTCTATCAGCTTGTAGCCATGCTGGTCATGTCGAAGAAGGATTTGTTTACTTTTCTTCCATGACTGAGGTTCATGGCATGAATCCTGGGCCTGAACACTATGCCTGCATGGTTGACTTGCTTGGTCGTATCGGTAAGTTGGAAGAAGCTAAGAGGTTTATTGAGTCAATGCCAATCAAACCTGACTCGTCTGTTTTGGGAGCCTTGCTTGGGGCTTGTAGGAATTATGGCAATCTTGAAATAGGAAGAGAGATTGCGAAGAGACTTTTTGCGTTGGAACCAGACAATCCCGGGAATTATGTGCTGCTTGCTAATATGCTCATGCGGAAAGGGATGATGGAGGAAGCTGATGAGGTTAGGAGGTCGATGGGGATCAATGGAGTAAGAAAGGAACCAGGATGTAGCTGGATTGATGTTAAGAACATTACATCTGTGTTTACAGTGCATGACAGATCACATTCTAGGACAGACGAGATATATGAGATGTTGAGAAAGTTGGAGGAGTTGGTGATTAGAAAAGGTTATAAGCCTGAAACGCAATTTGCAGTTAACAGTGTGGAAGGATACAAAGAGCAAAGCTTATGGTATCACAGCGAGAAACTTGCCCTTGCACTTGGGCTACTGGCCCTTCCAGTAGGGGCtccaattataataaaaaagaatctgAGGACTTGCGGCGATTGTCACACGGTTATGAAGTTTGCTTCAGAGATATTTGGGAGAGAGATTATTCTAAGAGATATCAATAGGTTTCACAAGTTCACTAATGGTTTGTGTTCTTGCAAAGATTACTGGTGA
- the LOC122315373 gene encoding protein NLP4 isoform X1, which yields MEDGVLSPGTMLDALPDSGMDLDFMDNLFFDGCWLEATDGSEFLLQSPSISDALLVPSFEWPALEANGNLRANPSQRDNESQERSLVNAISLEQNMINVAGWSRESENNVIEGSEPGTRWWIAPSRNPGCTTSVTQRLIMAVEYLRELTRNKDVLIQIWVPVNRGGRRVLTTSDQPYSLYSSCPRLARYRDISGKFHFSAEEDSKESVGLPGRVFLGKVPEWTPDVRFFRSDEYPRVDHAQEFNICGTLALPIFEQGSRTCLGVIEVVMTTQQIKIRHELESVREALEAVDLRGSDTLSTDNVKQACNTAYQAALPEIQEVLRSACETHRLPLAQTWVPCIQQGKEGCRHSDDNYVDCVSTVDHACIVADPNMLGFHEACSEHHLLKGQGIVGGAFRTNQPCFSTDITSFSKTEYPLSHHARVFGLHAAVAIHLRSIHTGTADFVLEFFLPMNCTDPEEQKNMLSSLSIIIQQVCQSLRVVTDKELEEDTYLPVNGKPSTEDMLHEKSTEFWPCQTDSSRKRNVEFGEECSAYDKGSFPSMGMGMGKAGEKRRTKAEKNITLEVLRQYFAGSLKDAANGIGVCPTTLKRICRQHGIKRWPSRKIKKVGHSLQKLQLVIDSVQGASGAFQINPLYTNFTELTSPKLSGTCSLTASKLSDQLQPSSMKAEDEFFGPEAVASKSPSSCSQTSTSSQCCSSGAQQHPPMCNVGGCEVVGENHGDGLLRRISSEAEIQATNQGPKLLPRSQSHKSLNAKNLTSSLKNSARVFQEGFAPKIKVAYGDEKVRFRMQNNWSYTDLLLEIARRYNIEDMSRFYIKYLDDDAEWILLTCDADWEECIDVCQSSHSHTIKLSLQVSHHHLGKSLGISGPS from the exons ATGGAAGATGGCGTTTTATCACCCGGTACCATGCTGGATGCTCTGCCCGATTCAGGTATGGATTTGGACTTCATGGACAATCTCTTTTTCGATGGATGCTGGCTGGAAGCGACAGATGGATCTGAATTCCTTCTTCAGAGTCCCTCTATTTCCGATGCCCTCTTAGTCCCTTCATTTGAATGGCCTGCTTTGGAGGCTAATGGCAACTTGAGAGCCAACCCATCCCAAAGGGACAATGAATCACAAGAAAGAAGTTTGGTCAATGCCATATCTCTCGAACAGAATATGATTAATGTTGCTGGGTGGTCTCGTGAATCAGAAAATAATGTAATTGAAGGTTCTGAACCGGGCACGAGGTGGTGGATTGCACCCAGCAGGAATCCAGGTTGTACTACTTCTGTAACACAGAGATTAATCATGGCAGTTGAGTACCTTAGAGAACTAACAAGAAATAAAGATGTTCTTATACAGATATGGGTGCCTGTGAATAGAGGGGGTAGACGTGTTCTAACAACCAGTGATCAGCCATACTCTCTTTATTCCAGCTGTCCAAGGCTTGCAAGATACCGGGATATTTCTGGGAAGTTTCATTTCTCTGCCGAGGAGGATTCTAAGGAGTCGGTGGGATTACCCGGTCGAGTTTTCTTGGGTAAGGTTCCTGAGTGGACGCCTGATGTTCGATTCTTTAGAAGTGACGAGTACCCAAGAGTTGATCATGCTCAAGAGTTTAACATTTGTGGAACTCTTGCCCTTCCAATCTTTGAACAAGGTAGTAGGACTTGCTTGGGAGTTATTGAGGTTGTGATGACTACACAGCAGATCAAGATTCGCCATGAGCTTGAAAGTGTCCGTGAGGCACTTGAG GCCGTTGATCTTAGGGGTTCTGATACTTTGAGCACTGATAATGTGAAG CAGGCATGCAACACGGCCTACCAAGCTGCATTACCTGAGATTCAAGAGGTTTTGAGATCTGCTTGTGAGACACATAGATTGCCCTTAGCTCAAACTTGGGTTCCGTGCATTCAACAAGGTAAAGAGGGCTGCCGGCACTCTGATGACAACTATGTGGATTGTGTTTCCACAGTGGATCATGCTTGCATTGTAGCTGATCCCAATATGCTGGGTTTTCACGAGGCTTGCTCTGAGCATCATTTGTTAAAGGGTCAAGGCATTGTTGGGGGAGCATTTAGGACAAATCAACCATGTTTCTCAACTGACATAACATCATTTAGCAAGACAGAGTACCCTCTGTCTCACCACGCAAGGGTGTTTGGATTGCATGCTGCTGTTGCCATACACCTGCGCAGCATCCACACTGGTACAGCTGACTTTGTTTTGGAGTTCTTCTTGCCCATGAATTGCACTGATCCTGAGGAGCAAAAGAATATGCTCAGTTCATTGTCCATTATTATACAACAGGTTTGCCAGAGTTTACGGGTTGTAACAGATAAGGAGCTAGAGGAGGATACTTATTTGCCTGTTAATGGCAAACCTAGTACAGAAGATATGTTACATGAGAAGTCCACAGAGTTTTGGCCATGTCAAACAGATTCTAGCCGAAAACGAAATGTTGAATTTGGTGAAGAGTGTTCTGCATATGACAAGGGTAGCTTCCCAAGTATGGGTATGGGTATGGGTAAAGCAGGAGAGAAAAGACGTACCAAGGCAGAGAAAAACATCACCTTAGAAGTTCTTCGGCAATATTTTGCTGGCAGTCTAAAAGATGCTGCAAACGGTATTGGAG TATGTCCAACGACTTTGAAAAGAATCTGCCGACAACATGGGATTAAACGGTGGCCTTCTCGAAAAATTAAGAAGGTTGGGCACTCCTTACAGAAACTCCAACTTGTAATCGACTCAGTCCAGGGTGCATCTGGTGCTTTTCAAATAAATCCCTTGTACACAAACTTCACAGAGCTAACCTCTCCAAAATTATCGGGAACCTGCTCACTTACAGCTTCAAAGCTCAGTGATCAACTGCAGCCATCAAGCATGAAGGCTGAGGATGAGTTTTTCGGCCCTGAAGCTGTAGCGTCAAAATCACCCTCCTCGTGCAGTCAGACTTCAACATCAAGTCAGTGTTGTTCCAGTGGGGCACAGCAACATCCTCCTATGTGTAACGTTGGTGGTTGTGAAGTGGTTGGAGAAAACCACGGTGATGGTTTGCTAAGGAGGATCAGTAGTGAAGCAGAGATCCAGGCCACAAATCAAGGACCAAAGCTCCTGCCAAGATCCCAGAGCCATAAATCTCTCAATGCCAAGAACCTTACATCCTCACTGAAAAATAGCGCTAGGGTATTTCAAGAAGGATTTGCTCCGAAAATAAAAGTCGCATATGGAGACGAGAAAGTCCGTTTTCGCATGCAAAACAATTGGAGTTACACAGATTTATTGCTAGAGATTGCCAGGCGATACAATATCGAAGACATGAGTAGATTTTATATCAAGTACTTGGATGATGATGCTGAGTGGATCTTATTAACATGTGATGCTGAttgggaggaatgtattgatGTTTGCCAATCATCACATAGCCACACTATCAAACTCTCCCTCCAAGTTTCTCATCATCATTTGGGAAAGTCTTTAGGCATCAGCGGCCCTTCTTGA
- the LOC122315373 gene encoding protein NLP4 isoform X2, with the protein MEDGVLSPGTMLDALPDSGMDLDFMDNLFFDGCWLEATDGSEFLLQSPSISDALLVPSFEWPALEANGNLRANPSQRDNESQERSLVNAISLEQNMINVAGWSRESENNVIEGSEPGTRWWIAPSRNPGCTTSVTQRLIMAVEYLRELTRNKDVLIQIWVPVNRGGRRVLTTSDQPYSLYSSCPRLARYRDISGKFHFSAEEDSKESVGLPGRVFLGKVPEWTPDVRFFRSDEYPRVDHAQEFNICGTLALPIFEQGSRTCLGVIEVVMTTQQIKIRHELESVREALEAVDLRGSDTLSTDNVKACNTAYQAALPEIQEVLRSACETHRLPLAQTWVPCIQQGKEGCRHSDDNYVDCVSTVDHACIVADPNMLGFHEACSEHHLLKGQGIVGGAFRTNQPCFSTDITSFSKTEYPLSHHARVFGLHAAVAIHLRSIHTGTADFVLEFFLPMNCTDPEEQKNMLSSLSIIIQQVCQSLRVVTDKELEEDTYLPVNGKPSTEDMLHEKSTEFWPCQTDSSRKRNVEFGEECSAYDKGSFPSMGMGMGKAGEKRRTKAEKNITLEVLRQYFAGSLKDAANGIGVCPTTLKRICRQHGIKRWPSRKIKKVGHSLQKLQLVIDSVQGASGAFQINPLYTNFTELTSPKLSGTCSLTASKLSDQLQPSSMKAEDEFFGPEAVASKSPSSCSQTSTSSQCCSSGAQQHPPMCNVGGCEVVGENHGDGLLRRISSEAEIQATNQGPKLLPRSQSHKSLNAKNLTSSLKNSARVFQEGFAPKIKVAYGDEKVRFRMQNNWSYTDLLLEIARRYNIEDMSRFYIKYLDDDAEWILLTCDADWEECIDVCQSSHSHTIKLSLQVSHHHLGKSLGISGPS; encoded by the exons ATGGAAGATGGCGTTTTATCACCCGGTACCATGCTGGATGCTCTGCCCGATTCAGGTATGGATTTGGACTTCATGGACAATCTCTTTTTCGATGGATGCTGGCTGGAAGCGACAGATGGATCTGAATTCCTTCTTCAGAGTCCCTCTATTTCCGATGCCCTCTTAGTCCCTTCATTTGAATGGCCTGCTTTGGAGGCTAATGGCAACTTGAGAGCCAACCCATCCCAAAGGGACAATGAATCACAAGAAAGAAGTTTGGTCAATGCCATATCTCTCGAACAGAATATGATTAATGTTGCTGGGTGGTCTCGTGAATCAGAAAATAATGTAATTGAAGGTTCTGAACCGGGCACGAGGTGGTGGATTGCACCCAGCAGGAATCCAGGTTGTACTACTTCTGTAACACAGAGATTAATCATGGCAGTTGAGTACCTTAGAGAACTAACAAGAAATAAAGATGTTCTTATACAGATATGGGTGCCTGTGAATAGAGGGGGTAGACGTGTTCTAACAACCAGTGATCAGCCATACTCTCTTTATTCCAGCTGTCCAAGGCTTGCAAGATACCGGGATATTTCTGGGAAGTTTCATTTCTCTGCCGAGGAGGATTCTAAGGAGTCGGTGGGATTACCCGGTCGAGTTTTCTTGGGTAAGGTTCCTGAGTGGACGCCTGATGTTCGATTCTTTAGAAGTGACGAGTACCCAAGAGTTGATCATGCTCAAGAGTTTAACATTTGTGGAACTCTTGCCCTTCCAATCTTTGAACAAGGTAGTAGGACTTGCTTGGGAGTTATTGAGGTTGTGATGACTACACAGCAGATCAAGATTCGCCATGAGCTTGAAAGTGTCCGTGAGGCACTTGAG GCCGTTGATCTTAGGGGTTCTGATACTTTGAGCACTGATAATGTGAAG GCATGCAACACGGCCTACCAAGCTGCATTACCTGAGATTCAAGAGGTTTTGAGATCTGCTTGTGAGACACATAGATTGCCCTTAGCTCAAACTTGGGTTCCGTGCATTCAACAAGGTAAAGAGGGCTGCCGGCACTCTGATGACAACTATGTGGATTGTGTTTCCACAGTGGATCATGCTTGCATTGTAGCTGATCCCAATATGCTGGGTTTTCACGAGGCTTGCTCTGAGCATCATTTGTTAAAGGGTCAAGGCATTGTTGGGGGAGCATTTAGGACAAATCAACCATGTTTCTCAACTGACATAACATCATTTAGCAAGACAGAGTACCCTCTGTCTCACCACGCAAGGGTGTTTGGATTGCATGCTGCTGTTGCCATACACCTGCGCAGCATCCACACTGGTACAGCTGACTTTGTTTTGGAGTTCTTCTTGCCCATGAATTGCACTGATCCTGAGGAGCAAAAGAATATGCTCAGTTCATTGTCCATTATTATACAACAGGTTTGCCAGAGTTTACGGGTTGTAACAGATAAGGAGCTAGAGGAGGATACTTATTTGCCTGTTAATGGCAAACCTAGTACAGAAGATATGTTACATGAGAAGTCCACAGAGTTTTGGCCATGTCAAACAGATTCTAGCCGAAAACGAAATGTTGAATTTGGTGAAGAGTGTTCTGCATATGACAAGGGTAGCTTCCCAAGTATGGGTATGGGTATGGGTAAAGCAGGAGAGAAAAGACGTACCAAGGCAGAGAAAAACATCACCTTAGAAGTTCTTCGGCAATATTTTGCTGGCAGTCTAAAAGATGCTGCAAACGGTATTGGAG TATGTCCAACGACTTTGAAAAGAATCTGCCGACAACATGGGATTAAACGGTGGCCTTCTCGAAAAATTAAGAAGGTTGGGCACTCCTTACAGAAACTCCAACTTGTAATCGACTCAGTCCAGGGTGCATCTGGTGCTTTTCAAATAAATCCCTTGTACACAAACTTCACAGAGCTAACCTCTCCAAAATTATCGGGAACCTGCTCACTTACAGCTTCAAAGCTCAGTGATCAACTGCAGCCATCAAGCATGAAGGCTGAGGATGAGTTTTTCGGCCCTGAAGCTGTAGCGTCAAAATCACCCTCCTCGTGCAGTCAGACTTCAACATCAAGTCAGTGTTGTTCCAGTGGGGCACAGCAACATCCTCCTATGTGTAACGTTGGTGGTTGTGAAGTGGTTGGAGAAAACCACGGTGATGGTTTGCTAAGGAGGATCAGTAGTGAAGCAGAGATCCAGGCCACAAATCAAGGACCAAAGCTCCTGCCAAGATCCCAGAGCCATAAATCTCTCAATGCCAAGAACCTTACATCCTCACTGAAAAATAGCGCTAGGGTATTTCAAGAAGGATTTGCTCCGAAAATAAAAGTCGCATATGGAGACGAGAAAGTCCGTTTTCGCATGCAAAACAATTGGAGTTACACAGATTTATTGCTAGAGATTGCCAGGCGATACAATATCGAAGACATGAGTAGATTTTATATCAAGTACTTGGATGATGATGCTGAGTGGATCTTATTAACATGTGATGCTGAttgggaggaatgtattgatGTTTGCCAATCATCACATAGCCACACTATCAAACTCTCCCTCCAAGTTTCTCATCATCATTTGGGAAAGTCTTTAGGCATCAGCGGCCCTTCTTGA
- the LOC122315685 gene encoding catalase isozyme 1, with protein MDPYKYRPSSAYNSPFWTTNSGAPVWNNNSSLTVGSRGPILLEDYHLVEKLAQFDRERIPERVVHARGASAKGFFEVTHDISHLTCADFLRAPGVQTPIILRFSTVIHERGSPETLRDPRGFAVKFYTREGNFDLVGNNFPVFFVRDGMKFPDMVHALKPNPKSHIQENWRIVDFFSHHPESLHMFTFLFDDLGVPQDYRHMEGAGVNTYTLINKAGKAHYVKFHWKPTCGVKCLLEDEAIKVGGANHSHATQDLYDSIAAGNYPEWKLYIQTIDPDHEDKFDFDPLDVTKTWPEDILPLQPVGRLVLNKNIDNFFAENEQLAFCPAIVVPGIYYSDDKLLQTRIFSYSDTQRHRLGPNYLQLPANAPKCAHHNNHHEGFMNFMHRDEEVNYFPSRYDPVRHAERFPIPPAVCIGKREKCIIEKENNFKQPGERYRSWAPDRQERFISRWVGALSDPRVTHEIRSIWISYWSQADRSLGQKLASRLNVRPTM; from the exons ATGGATCCTTACAAG TACCGTCCCTCAAGTGCTTACAACTCACCCTTCTGGACTACGAACTCCGGTGCTCCGGTTTGGAACAACAACTCGTCCTTGACCGTTGGGTCCAGAG GACCAATTCTTCTCGAGGACTATCATCTGGTGGAGAAACTTGCACAGTTCGATAGGGAGCGGATCCCAGAACGTGTTGTCCATGCTAGGGGAGCCAGTGCCAAGGGGTTCTTTGAGGTCACCCATGACATATCTCACCTAACATGTGCTGATTTCCTGCGTGCCCCAGGAGTTCAGACACCTATTATTCTCCGTTTCTCAACTGTTATCCATGAGCGTGGTAGCCCTGAAACCCTGAGGGATCCTCGAGGTTTTGCAGTGAAATTTTATACCAGAGAG GGTAATTTTGATCTGGTGGGAAACAATTTCCCTGTCTTTTTTGTTCGTGATGGTATGAAATTTCCAGACATGGTCCATGCCCTGAAACCCAACCCTAAGTCTCATATCCAAGAGAATTGGAGGATTGTTGACTTCTTTTCCCACCATCCAGAAAGCCTGCACATGTTCACCTTCCTTTTTGATGATTTGGGTGTTCCACAAGATTACAGGCATATGGAAGGTGCAGGTGTTAACACGTATACCTTGATCAACAAGGCTGGGAAAGCACATTATGTGAAATTTCACTGGAAACCCACTTGTGGGGTTAAGTGTTTGTTGGAGGACGAGGCTATTAAGGTTGGAGGAGCTAATCACAGCCATGCCACACAGGATCTATATGACTCAATTGCAGCTGGAAACTATCCTGAGTGGAAACTATACATCCAGACTATTGATCCTGATCATGAGGACAAATTTgactttgatccacttgatgtAACCAAAACCTGGCCCGAGGACATTTTGCCCCTGCAACCAGTTGGCCGCTTGGTCTTAAACAAGAACATTGATAACTTCTTCGCTGAGAATGAACAACTTGCATTTTGCCCTGCCATTGTGGTTCCTGGTATCTACTACTCAGATGACAAGTTGCTCCAGACTCGGATCTTTTCCTATTCTGATACTCAGAGGCACCGTCTTGGACCAAACTATCTGCAGCTCCCAGCTAATGCTCCCAAGTGTGCTCATCACAACAATCACCATGAGGGTTTCATGAATTTCATGCACAGGGATGAGGAG GTCAATTACTTCCCCTCGAGATATGATCCTGTTCGTCATGCTGAGAGGTTCCCCATTCCTCCTGCTGTCTGCATTGGAAAGCGTGAGAAG TGCATCATTGAGAAAGAAAACAACTTCAAACAACCCGGAGAGAGATACAGATCCTGGGCACCAGACAG GCAAGAGCGATTTATCTCCCGATGGGTAGGTGCTTTATCTGATCCACGCGTCACCCATGAGATCCGTAGCATCTGGATCTCATACTGGTCTCag GCTGACAGGTCTCTGGGTCAGAAGCTAGCATCTCGTCTTAATGTGAGACCAACCATGTGA